A genome region from Vulpes lagopus strain Blue_001 chromosome 7, ASM1834538v1, whole genome shotgun sequence includes the following:
- the LOC121495111 gene encoding proline-rich protein HaeIII subfamily 1-like — protein MPGVVVRALLRRLCVSWRAAPRYRTLPLGPRKFRFCPAVDPRAPENLAPGAADHLLPSASPPLSPGPPRTPPEPGRPGRHLEPGLKQSLGPGLPPAISEEGRPPKHQPQDLRRPRGAPGGSLRRSLGPSRHRSRCLRALPGRPLTVRGRGRPDLRIPRCRPAGDSVPIPGRLQALAHSLYLAPQISGQPPPPPPPPPPPQ, from the exons ATGCCGGGAGTTGTAGTCCGCGCCCTCCTGCGGCGGCTCTGCGTGTCATGGCGGGCCGCGCCGCGCTACCGCACTCTTCCGCTGGGCCCCAGAAAGTTTCGCTTCTGCCCAGCGGTGGACCCTCGAGCGC CCGAGAACTTGGCTCCGGGCGCGGCTGATCACCTGTTGCCCTCCGCGTCCCCGCCCCTATCCCCGGGTCCCCCCCGGACCCCGCCGGAGCCCGGCCGGCCTGGGAGGCACCTGGAGCCGGGGCTGAAACAGTCCCTGGGCCCCGGGCTGCCTCCGGCCATCAGTGAGGAAGGCAGACCCCCGAAGCACCAGCCCCAGGACCTCCGACGGCCGAGGGGCGCCCCCGGTGGGAGCCTCCGAAGGAGCCTCGGACCCTCCAGGCACCGGAGCAGGTGCCTGCGCGCCCTGCCCGGGAGGCCGCTGACCGTCAGGGGCCGGGGCCGCCCAGACCTCCGCATCCCGCGCTGCCGCCCAGCAGGGGACAGTGTGCCCATCCCGGGCCGTCTTCAGGCCTTGGCCCATTCTCTTTACCTTGCGCCCCAGATCTCCggacagcctcccccacccccgcccccgcccccgcccccgcagtGA
- the XCR1 gene encoding chemokine XC receptor 1 codes for MEPSGTPESITIYYDYQSLLCETKSFTFATFSTTILYFLVFLLSLVGNSLVLWVLVKYESLESLTNVFILNLCLSDLVFSCLLPVWAMGYHWGWVLGDFLCKLLNMIFSISLYSSIFFLTIMTIHRYISVVRPLSSLRVHTLQCRVLMTTSVWATSILSSMPDAIFHKVFPEGCHYSENKWFLTSVYQHNIFFLLSIGIILFCYVEILRTLFRSRSKRRPRTVRLIFTIVVAYFLSWAPYNLVLFLQTLLKLGVIQSCELSQQIDYALLICRNVAFSHCCFNPVLYVFVGVKFRRHLKSLLQHFWLCQQQAPSTPPHSAGAFNYEGASFY; via the coding sequence ATGGAGCCCTCAGGCACCCCAGAGTCCATCACCATTTATTATGATTATCAGAGCCTTCTGTGTGAGACCAAGTCCTTCACCTTTGCCACCTTCAGCACCACCATCTTGTACTTCCTGGTGTTCCTTCTCAGCCTGGTGGGCAATAGCCTGGTGTTGTGGGTCCTGGTGAAGTATGAGAGCCTGGAATCCCTCACCAATGTCTTCATCCTCAACCTGTGCCTCTCAGACCTGGTGTTCTCCTGCTTGTTGCCAGTGTGGGCCATGGGGTACCactggggctgggtgctgggggacTTCCTCTGCAAGCTCCTCAACATGATCTTCTCCATCAGCCTCTACAGCAGCATCTTCTTCCTGACCATCATGACTATCCACCGCTACATATCAGTAGTGAGACCCCTCTCGTCCCTGCGCGTCCACACCCTCCAGTGCCGTGTGCTGATGACCACATCTGTGTGGGCAACCAGCATCCTGTCCTCCATGCCTGATGCCATCTTCCACAAGGTGTTTCCTGAAGGCTGTCACTACTCAGAAAACAAGTGGTTCCTCACCTCGGTCTACCAGCACAACATCTTCTTCCTGCTATCCATCGGCATTATCCTGTTCTGCTACGTGGAGATTCTCAGGACCCTATTCCGCTCAAGATCCAAACGGCGCCCCCGGACAGTCAGGCTCATCTTCACCATCGTGGTGGCCTACTTCCTCAGCTGGGCTCCCTACAACCTGGTCCTGTTTCTACAGACACTGCTGAAACTCGGGGTCATCCAGAGCTGTGAGCTCAGCCAGCAGATAGACTATGCCCTGCTCATCTGCCGCAACGTTGCCTTTTCCCACTGCTGCTTCAACCCAGTGCTCTACGTTTTTGTCGGGGTCAAGTTCCGCAGGCATCTCAAAAGTCTGCTCCAGCACTTCTGGCTCTGCCAGCAGCAGGCACCCAGCACTCCCCCTCACTCCGCGGGTGCCTTCAACTACGAGGGTGCCTCCTTCTATTGA